In Dehalococcoidia bacterium, the DNA window TGGGGTGACGGATGTTCACAGGCCTGGCGGCCTATGCTCCAGCGCCGCAGGCGCCCAGAGAACCTAAATCTTCAGACCTGATTTGAGATGTGGGTAAAGGCAAGACTCCGGCCCATTGCGCCCATTGTCGGCCCACCCGCTTTGTGCTATACTCTCAGGCAAGGAAGACAGAGAGCAGGTCACATGCAATACCCAGCAAGTAGTACGCTGCGCATATGGCCACTCAGTTCGCTCACTACCTGGTCCGTCTGCTAATAGCCTTCCTCAGGCACCAGGCCCGGACCTGGCTAGGGAAGGAGTTTGGGGACACGTTGGCCGACATCGCCGGCGAGGAACTCCAGGAGAGCCTGGACCACTGGATGCATAGCCCCCAGACCGCGCGCGTTGCTGGAGACCGCCCGACGCGCCGAGGAGTACGTCCAGGCCCGCTGTACCGACCCCGCCCTGCGCGGCGCGCTGACTCTGCGCTTTGCCGACCTCCCCGCAATCCAGACCGCGCTGGCGGACCTCCCCGCCGCGCTGGACGAATCGGGCCTGGAGCAGGCGCTCCGGGATGCGCTGCGGCGCGACCTGGGCCGTGCCCTCACCGATGCCCAGATAGCTTGGAGGGAGAGACCTTCACCGCTCAGGCCGTGGCCGAGGCCCTGGAGATAGACCCGGACGACCTGATGGACTTTCTGGACGACTACCTCTGTAGGCCTCCGGAGGGAGCGGGGACCGCTGCGGAGGGAATTGTGTGCGAGGTTGGGTTTGTGAACCTCCCTCGCGGCTCAGTCTTCCAGTACCGCTTCGCCCGCCCGTACCTTCATCACGTCTTTGCCAAATATCCGGCGCGCGAGGCGGACCGCCGAATCTGGAGCGGACGGCTGGCCGAGACGCTGGAGCGGTTGCACTACCCGTTCACCAATCAGATCGCCGACGCCCTCTACCGGCTGTTTATGGCCGCCGGGCTCCGGGAGCGGGCGGAGGCTTTTCGCCGCCTCCCCATCATCACTCCCAGCCTGGAAACGCTCCGCTGGCAGGTCCACCTCCTTCGGGCGACGGTCACTGACGAGGACCCCTTCGGGACTTACCGCCTCTTTGACGCGGGCTTCCAACTCTGCGGCCTCATCGCCCAAGAGCGGCCCGACCTGTGGGAGGAGGGATACGAAGTATCTCTGGATCTCCTGGAGCGAGCGAGGCGGCTGGGCGAGCGCCGAAAGCAGGCGGAAGCCCTGTACTATGCCGCCTGGCATCTGCAAAACGGCGGCTTTCCGGCCTGGGCCTTCCTCTTAGCCCGAGAATCCGTTCAATTGTACCGCGACTTTCACCCGTTTTCCACAGACCTCGCTCGGGCGTTGAACTTGCTGGGGAATGTGTTCTTAAGTTTAAAAGACCTGGCTGGGGCGCGAGCAAGCCTTGAGAACGCTTTGGGTATCTGGGAAACTCTCCTAGGGCGAGAACATCCCTATGTTGCTATCTCTTTAGATAACCTTGGAAACGTGCTTCAAGAATTAGGTGACTTGGGCGAGGCATGGAAATGCCACAAGCGCGCCTCGCAAATTCTGGAGGCCCGCCTGGGGCCGGAGCATCCGGACGTCGCAATTGCTCTCAACAACCTTGGGGTATTACTCTGGGCCCAGGGTGACTTACCCGGAGCAAGGGAACATTTTCAGCGGGCGCTGGACATTCTGAAGGCCCGCCTGGGGCCGGAGCATCCGGGCGTTACTACTGCACTCAATGGCCTGGGAAACGTACTCTGGGCTCAAGGCGATCTGGTTGGGGCGCAGGCATGCTTTGAGCAAGTGCTACGAATTCGGGAGACCTGCCTGGGGCCGGAGCATCCGGACGTCGCTGCTGCCCTCAACAACCTGGGGAGCGTGCTAAGGGACCTGGGCGACCTGGATGAAGCGCGGGCGTGCTTTGAGCGGGCGCTGGGAATCCTCCGGAAGCGGTTGCCGCTCAGCCATCCCTATATCCGCATCCTGGAGGAGAAACTGCAGGACCTGGAAGGGGGTGCCGACTGAAGGCGGCCTTTC includes these proteins:
- a CDS encoding tetratricopeptide repeat protein; translation: MEGETFTAQAVAEALEIDPDDLMDFLDDYLCRPPEGAGTAAEGIVCEVGFVNLPRGSVFQYRFARPYLHHVFAKYPAREADRRIWSGRLAETLERLHYPFTNQIADALYRLFMAAGLRERAEAFRRLPIITPSLETLRWQVHLLRATVTDEDPFGTYRLFDAGFQLCGLIAQERPDLWEEGYEVSLDLLERARRLGERRKQAEALYYAAWHLQNGGFPAWAFLLARESVQLYRDFHPFSTDLARALNLLGNVFLSLKDLAGARASLENALGIWETLLGREHPYVAISLDNLGNVLQELGDLGEAWKCHKRASQILEARLGPEHPDVAIALNNLGVLLWAQGDLPGAREHFQRALDILKARLGPEHPGVTTALNGLGNVLWAQGDLVGAQACFEQVLRIRETCLGPEHPDVAAALNNLGSVLRDLGDLDEARACFERALGILRKRLPLSHPYIRILEEKLQDLEGGAD